The sequence below is a genomic window from Desulfobacterales bacterium.
CGCCATCTTGTAGCATGACTTCTGGTTGGCACCATAACCACAATTTTTTTTATGAATATAAACGATCGTGTTCGGTAGTGTTTTGGCAATCAGTACCGTTTCATCCGAACTGCCGTCATCAACCACGATGACCAGATCAACAATTTCCTGCGCCATGACCTCATCATACGTTTTTTGTAATGTCTGGGCTGCATTGTAGGCCGGCATGACAACAATAACCTTCTGGTCACGATACATACAAGACTCCTTGAACATATTTAACACATCAAAAACAATTATAATCCCGAATTCAAACTCAAAGTGCAACGAAAGAGGAAGCAACTTCCAGGTTGAATTCGGGGTTCAATGATTCTTCATAAGATCTTGACAATATGAAGGTTGCCTGATGTTTTTAAAATCTTCATCTTTTTCCAAAAAATTACAGCCGTCGAAACCCATATCCACCGCCTTTTGCAACCAGCGAAGGGATTCATCAATCTTCTTCTGGCGGGCATAGGTGCCGGCAATGGAATAGTACGCTTGCCATTGATCCGGCCGAATGGCTATCCATTTATGAAAAAAATCGCGGGCCATATCATATTTTCCCAGCGCAGCATATACCATCGCCAAATTCTTGACGGCATCAATATAGGCTGGGGCAATTGCTAATGCTTTCTGATAATGGACAATCGCCTCATCTATCCGGTTTTCCTTTGCCAGCGCAGATCCCAGGTTATTATGCGCCTCCGCATATGTAGGATCAATCCGCAACGCGACTAAATAATGGTTTATGGCTTCATCGAAATTTCCTTGAGCAAAAAACACATTCCCCAGGTTATAATAAGCGGCTTTATATCCCGAATCTATCTGAACTGTCTTTAAATAATGCATTATTGCTTCCTCTGTCTTGCCCTCCCGCAATAAAGCATTTCCTAAATTATTGTGCGCCTTTGCATAATTCGGATCTATCCGCAGGGCCTCCCGGTAGTGCCGGATCGCATCCGCTGTCTTTCCCTGATTGTCCAGGACAACTCCTAAATTGTTGTATGCATCTACATAATTCGGATCTATCCGCAACGCCTCCCGGTAGTGCCGGATCGCATCCGCTGTCCGTCCTTTAGATCCTAATGCAATCCCCAGGTTGATGTGGGCGGCTGTGTTGTCAGCATTCACATCCAGCGCATGTTCCATCAGCGTCATGCTGTTTTGCCAGTATCGGACCTGCTTGCCGGCCGCCCCTGCAAAGAACGCCAGCGTAACCGCCGCCGTCAGCGCAAGACCCATCGTTTTATATCGCCACCGCGCCACTGCTCCCGCAACACCCCAGGCCATCATCATATACAACCCGATCAGCGGCACATACGTGTACCGGTCCGCCATGGCATGAGGCCCGATTACAATAAGTCCGCTCACCGGAAAAAGAGTCCCCAGATACCACAGCCAGCCGACAGCTAAATAGAGGCGCTCCTTTGCAAACCTGAATGCCGCATACGTGATTGCCCCCAGAATCAATAAGGCCCCGGACCATTGCCACGCCGGCAATGCCCCGGGATGAGGATATAAAAATGACAACCGTGCCGGCCAGAACATCTTGCCGATATAACTCACGTACGCAACCAGCACGTTCGTGATTCTGACTTCCAGCGGAATTGCTGCCAGAGACTTTACCGCCCCGGCCTCCTGCTGCGTCAGAAAAGTCGCCACCCCGGCAATAGCGATGATTATAAAAAACGGCCCCTTTTCCCAAATTAGTTTTAGAACCGTCGCCGGTCGCGCTAAATTCGCTAAAACACCACCCGACCCCAACCGGCCCAGCGGCCAGTAATCCAACAGCAGCAACACAAACGGCAGCGTTACCAGCATCGGCTTGGACATCATCCCCAGAATAAATAATAAAAGCGCCAGCAGATACCGCCCGGCCCCGGGCCGCCCAACATACCCGCCGTAACTGAGCAGGGTCAGCAGCCAGAAAAAGGTGCTCAGCACATCTTTACGCTCCGTCACCCAGGCTACCGATTCTACATGCAGCGGATGCAGCGCAAACAGCGCCGCTACAAAGGCGCTCTGCCATAAAGCGCCGGTGAGTCGCCGGAAAACAATAAACACCAGCAGCGTGTTGAGAACATGAAAAAACACATTGGTCAGATGGTACCCGCCGGCATTCATCCCGTACAGTTCATAGTCCAGTAAAATCGACAGCCAGGTCAGCGGAACCCAATAATTGGTCTTGCGCGTGGCATCCGTAAAAGACCACCTAACGGTCTCTAAGGTAAGCCCCTTCTGAACATAACGGTTGTCGGCAACATACAGCGGGTCATCAAAGTTGACAAATTCAAAGTCCTTTACCGGCCAATAGACAGATAGCGTCGCAACCACCAGCAGCAGGCAAACCCAATAGTCCGGCCGCACCCTGGAAAAAACTTTATGATGGACACTCTTACGGATCATAGCTGAACCCATGTCTTACACCCGGCATGCTTAAACCTTCAGTGGTTTCGCATCAGCTCCTGATAATAAGCGGTCGCCCGAAGCCTCTCCAGATTCGAGTCGGTCCGCAACAGATTCCAATCACGAAAACCTCCCTTGACAGCCTTCTCAAGCCAACTCACCGATTCTTCAATCTTATTCTGCAACGCATACAGACAGGCAATGTAATAATATGATTTTATACTATCCGCTCCAAGTTCATCAAGCTTTTCAGCTAACGGCCAAACCCGTTCATATTTTCTGTTAGCCCCTGATACATTTGGATAATTTTCCATATTTAATTCATTGGGTGTAAATCCGGGCAGAGATATCAGCCCTTTTTGAAACTGATTGATTACCGTATCCAGCTCTTTTTTGCTGTTATAAAGGCGTGTTATGTTTTCCTTAAAATCAGGTGAGGCCGGATGGATCAAAAATGCAGCATCCATTTTAGCAACGGCGTTATCCATCTTTCTCTGAACGTTCAACAACCAGTTTAGATTGTTGCCGGCATCTGCATGGTCAGGTTTTATCCGAAGCGTCTCGCGCAAATGATGAATACCGCCTTCAATCATGCCCCGGCGAACTAAAAGCATGCCTAAATTGTAATGTGCGGCCGCATAATCAGGAGTTATCTGTATAGCCTTTTGTAAATGGACCATCGCTCTATCCGCTTGCCCGCTTTTTACCAGCGCAATTCCCAGATTATTATGCGCCTGCGGATATGTAGGATCAATCCGCAGCGCTTCTAAAAAATGGTTTATAGCGTCATCGAACCTGCCGATATCCGACAGGACACTCCCCAGGTTATAGTGGGCTTCCTTTAAATTCGAATCTATCCGCAGGGCCTCTATAAAATGGTTTACCGCTTCTACCATCCTGTCTTGCCGATAAAAGACATACCCGATATTATTGTGTGTCTCCGCATTTTCGGGATTAAT
It includes:
- a CDS encoding tetratricopeptide repeat protein, with the translated sequence MGSAMIRKSVHHKVFSRVRPDYWVCLLLVVATLSVYWPVKDFEFVNFDDPLYVADNRYVQKGLTLETVRWSFTDATRKTNYWVPLTWLSILLDYELYGMNAGGYHLTNVFFHVLNTLLVFIVFRRLTGALWQSAFVAALFALHPLHVESVAWVTERKDVLSTFFWLLTLLSYGGYVGRPGAGRYLLALLLFILGMMSKPMLVTLPFVLLLLDYWPLGRLGSGGVLANLARPATVLKLIWEKGPFFIIIAIAGVATFLTQQEAGAVKSLAAIPLEVRITNVLVAYVSYIGKMFWPARLSFLYPHPGALPAWQWSGALLILGAITYAAFRFAKERLYLAVGWLWYLGTLFPVSGLIVIGPHAMADRYTYVPLIGLYMMMAWGVAGAVARWRYKTMGLALTAAVTLAFFAGAAGKQVRYWQNSMTLMEHALDVNADNTAAHINLGIALGSKGRTADAIRHYREALRIDPNYVDAYNNLGVVLDNQGKTADAIRHYREALRIDPNYAKAHNNLGNALLREGKTEEAIMHYLKTVQIDSGYKAAYYNLGNVFFAQGNFDEAINHYLVALRIDPTYAEAHNNLGSALAKENRIDEAIVHYQKALAIAPAYIDAVKNLAMVYAALGKYDMARDFFHKWIAIRPDQWQAYYSIAGTYARQKKIDESLRWLQKAVDMGFDGCNFLEKDEDFKNIRQPSYCQDLMKNH